The following are from one region of the Plasmodium gaboni strain SY75 chromosome 12, whole genome shotgun sequence genome:
- a CDS encoding origin recognition complex subunit 1 codes for KPTNNTQNNRYNKSKTINTYNQHSKDNTQEITKKFKSRYINTYTMEEVQRTIKSNTIKLVTENSCEYEDGIIYESVIINDEEYSIGEDVLIFYTPNNNINNNNNNNNINNNNNNNNNKNNLKCDDIKNQNNSCNAKFNNIKDNIYILKKGKISSFYKSTNSKIIEVEICFYYDECDEELIRGLEKKQTSRRCKEDFNMYLNDHTKYYNLLGNINFTILNANYIYKKIYVYNEIENFEEDTHARKGKNKFLCTHYIKDKEDRLCFIPNDEHWNNIVLGSSDLYYYFANEKKLNKNKSLKLIIEKLKINHKINDKTNDTHGSNKNNKKGYTNKSQTTTNANANTNANTNANTNANTKHANFINKSKTTKHKDSNTDSFSHNVMKKNDHNNNDLQSSLKEDQENYYINLLKNIKDPTDKAIRMMQLDVVPKYLPCREKEIKEVHGFLESGIKQSGSNQILYISGMPGTGKTATVYSVIQLLQIKSKKKLLPSFNVYEINGMNVVHPNAAYQVFYKQLFNKKPPNALNSFKIIDRLFNRSQKDSRDVSILIIDEIDYLITKTQKVLFTLFDWPTKINSKLVLIAISNTMDLPDRLIPRCRSRLAFGRLVFSPYKGDEIEKIIKERLENCKEIIDHTAIQLCARKVANVSGDIRKALQICRKAFENKRGNKIVPRDITEATNQLFDSPLTNAINYLPWAFKIFLTCLIIELRIINEFVIPYKKVVNRYKILIETSGKYIGMCSDNELFKIMLDKLVKMGILLIRPYIPLEDISKNKSKEALLGFNESSKKGNNQKITRAQVSPDIDKESGDMGIELNVETQLIITALMKDPDCSKKLNFY; via the coding sequence ATAAACCTACAAATAACACTCAAAATAATAGATACAATAAATCAAAAAcaataaatacatataatcAACATTCAAAAGATAATACACAGGAAATCacaaaaaaattcaaaagtagatatataaatacatatacaATGGAAGAAGTGCAAAGAACTATAAAAAGTAATACAATTAAACTTGTTACTGAAAATTCTTGTGAATATGAAGATggtattatatatgaatcTGTTATCATTAATGATGAGGAATATAGCATAGGAGAAGATGTGTTAATTTTCTATACCCCCAACAATAACAtcaacaataataataataataataacatcaacaataataataataataataataataagaataatcTAAAATGTGATGATATTAAGAATCAAAATAATAGCTGTAATGCcaaatttaataatataaaagataatatatatatactaaaaaaaggaaaaatcTCAAGCTTCTATAAAAGCACAAACAGTAAAATTATAGAAGTAgaaatatgtttttattatgacGAATGTGATGAAGAACTTATAAGAGGACtagaaaaaaaacaaacaTCCAGGAGATGTAAAGAAGATTTCAATATGTATCTTAATGATCATActaaatattataatctCCTAGGAAATATTAACTTCACAATATTAAATGctaattatatttataaaaaaatatatgtttataatgAAATAGAAAACTTTGAAGAAGATACACATGCaagaaaaggaaaaaataaatttctatgtacacattatataaaagataaagaaGATAGATTATGCTTCATACCTAATGACGAACACTGGAATAATATAGTTTTGGGTTCTAGtgatttatattattattttgctaatgagaaaaaattaaataaaaataaatcattaaaacttattatagaaaaattaaagataaatcataaaataaatgataagACAAATGATACACATGGAtctaataaaaataataaaaagggatatacaaataaatcACAAACAACAACAAATGCAAATGCAAATACAAATGCAAATACAAATGCTAATACAAATGCTAATACAAAACATGCgaattttattaataaatcCAAAACGACCAAACATAAAGATAGTAATACAGATTCATTTTCACACAATgttatgaaaaaaaatgatcATAATAACAACGATTTACAATCGTCTCTTAAAGAAGATCaagaaaattattatattaatttattaaaaaatataaaagatcCAACAGATAAAGCTATACGTATGATGCAATTAGATGTAGTACCTAAATATTTACCATGTAgagaaaaagaaattaaagAAGTACATGGATTCTTAGAATCTGGAATTAAACAATCTGGAAGTAATCAAATCTTATATATTAGTGGAATGCCAGGAACAGGCAAAACAGCTACTGTCTATAGTGTAATACAATTATTGcaaataaaaagtaaaaaaaaattactACCATCATTTAATGTTTATGAAATTAATGGTATGAATGTGGTTCATCCTAATGCAGCATATCAAGTTTTCTATAAAcaattatttaataaaaaacCACCCAATGCTTTAAAttcatttaaaattattgaTAGATTATTTAATAGGTCTCAAAAAGATAGTAGAGATGTTTCCATATTAATTATAGATGAAATAGATTATTTAATAACAAAAACACAAAAAGTTCTATTTACATTATTTGATTGGCCTACTAAAATTAATAGCAAACTTGTTCTTATTGCTATATCTAATACAATGGATTTACCAGATAGACTAATACCTAGATGTAGATCAAGATTAGCTTTTGGTCGATTAGTTTTTAGTCCATATAAAGGAGATgaaattgaaaaaattattaaagAAAGATTAGAAAATTGTAAAGAAATTATAGATCATACAGCTATTCAATTATGTGCTAGAAAAGTAGCTAATGTATCAGGAGATATTAGAAAAGCATTACAAATTTGTCGTAAGGcatttgaaaataaaagagGAAATAAAATCGTTCCAAGAGATATAACAGAAGCAACCAATCAATTATTTGATTCTCCATTAACAAATGcaataaattatttacCTTGGGCTTTTAAAATCTTTCTTACATGTCTTATCATTGAATTAAGaattataaatgaatttGTCATAccatataaaaaagtagtaaatagatataaaatacTTATAGAAACAAGTGGAAAGTATATAGGTATGTGTAGTGATAATGAACTCTTTAAAATCATGTTAGATAAATTAGTTAAAATGGGCATACTACTTATTAGACCATATATACCATTAGAAGATATatctaaaaataaatctAAAGAAGCATTACTAGGTTTCAATGAATCCTCcaaaaaaggaaataatcaaaaaatTACTAGAGCACAAGTAAGTCCAGATATTGATAAAGAATCTGGAGACATGGGAATAGAACTTAATGTCGAAACACAATTGATCATAACAGCCTTAATGAAAGACCCTGACTGTTCAAAGAAATTAAACTTTTATTAG
- a CDS encoding hypothetical protein (conserved Plasmodium protein, unknown function) — translation MNNIDYIDEGSDLDELLKKISATYKECNKYDEYIEKDKEFIEDDDIDEEQMNDKKKKKKNSNNYYNKNEYTLNNNMNKYTSDNNKNFNVTNKKAESINKFDDLKNIIMNEKKR, via the coding sequence atgaataatattgatTATATAGATGAAGGTTCCGATCTCGATGAgttgttaaaaaaaataagtgCTACTTATAAGGAATGTAATAAGTATGATGAGTATATAGAAAAGGATAAAGAATTTATAGAGGATGATGATATAGATGAGGAACAAATgaatgataaaaaaaaaaaaaaaaaaaatagtaataaCTATTACAATAAGAATGAATATACacttaataataatatgaataaatatacttctgataataataaaaattttaatgTTACAAATAAGAAAGCTGAGtcaataaataaatttgaTGATCttaagaatattataatgaacgaaaaaaaaagaaa
- a CDS encoding signal recognition particle subunit SRP14 gives MVLLSNDVFIQELNKLCGPVEGKKKTSIWITMKRVKRNDIKTLTSSKDAGDKKNIKKVNKNDNKGSKKYMCLIRATDGKNKKISTHVYDNVISFTQNINSIIKS, from the exons atggtTTTATTAAGTAACGACGTATTTATTCAGGAACTCAATAAATTATGTGGACCTGTAGAAGGCAAAAAGAAAACATCCATATGGATAACCATGAAAAGAG tcaaaagaaatgatataaaaacattGACGAGCAGCAAAGACGCAGGtgataaaaagaatattaaaaaagtaAATAAGAATGATAACAAGGGAAGtaagaaatatatgtgCTTAATAAGAGCTACAGATggtaaaaataaaaaaatatctaCACATGTTTATGATAATGTAATATCCTTTACTCAAAATATTAACAGCATTATAAAATCTTAA
- a CDS encoding hypothetical protein (conserved Plasmodium protein, unknown function), with product MNKMKKKNKNEEVRKKVENGIILSKSYRTCDYRKGCEKDNNHNDNDKINKKNSCLFIRKEIFDHAIIYTTNKMDENNLLIYLKHFYQYFKKENINKNININRKYLNDEIYITLNDWIRYNELIMSQENNIHGNIFTINICKSIWILLSITVQSVRKKNNSKNQKTIFNTPFEDLHIHKYNHNDKKKKNESDDEVEKTDKYVIGKKNKKEHMKEKKKDNFQNDYHKLYATNNLLNNSQINHDNIKNSDCGQFEVWAEDWLNEEICIELVIFFIIIQLLKNDNTKKMYDKSLSEDCWPNIRESKSSVLHINNVDNINKMENKNSVDNNNIVNNLNHVSNMNQLNNINHVSNLHCGHKNNSNCSFINKSNLCDFFQFNGNNYKEFLRRYLICFFCCTDINNSINLMNMPLYFKRYHFLLLDFILDTNNKKNVHEMYLLYNDHKILYKSNNILDWLLDNICCYDLIDSINNNEKLQDIESSSICYVEAEDKERKKRVSIYSVEEINKDIYEIKDIYGKNIYINDDKNIVNIINCKECNIFFFCTIEYLKINFCDDCYIICLSVEMITTLFNCINIDIHLVTRNLKVENVIDTNIFVYTETNIIIFGDTRNIQLAPYNILNTKQKECLKKSKISFTEKNCDLFAFPLKCKLNLLNNSFNNLINTKKPPTYFSILSMGNDKNKVTINKENNTQQNDNINSNNNINNNINNNNNNKCVSFNCINDISHSLRDNKKNESFHLTNKCIENTNNLSCSYTDYVYYLLNPSNFFLIEFSNNFSCNSKKDIKEDEEYNVDNIYNKLNMSINNVNNIQDNINKYISKEEKSIYGCSFENICLQPHMSNYINKTIQDSSKNNLDDKYVCLYLPEVYKNAIETQDEHIINFLNFMNSINLTKIQKQKIMKILMFKLYEYIKRSKKTYRMLNNLVQREHEGTIL from the coding sequence ATgaataaaatgaaaaaaaaaaacaagaaCGAAGAAGTAAGAAAAAAGGTTGAGAATGGCATAATTCTAAGTAAGAGCTACAGAACATGTGATTATAGAAAGGGGTGTGAGAAAgataataatcataatgataatgataaaataaataaaaagaattcttgtttatttattagaaaagaaatatttgATCATGCCATAATATATACTACAAACAAAATGGATGAAAATAacttattaatatatttaaaacatttttatcagtattttaaaaaagaaaatataaataaaaatataaatataaatagaaaatatttaaatgatgaaatatatataacattaaATGATTGGATTAGATATAATGAATTAATTATGAGtcaagaaaataatatacatggtaatatatttacaataaatatttgtaaatCCATATGGATATTATTAAGTATCACTGTTCAAAGTGtgaggaaaaaaaataatagtaaaAATCAAAAAACTATATTTAATACGCCATTTGAAGatttacatatacataaatataatcataacgataagaaaaaaaaaaatgaaagtGATGATGAAGTGGAAAAGACGGACAAGTATGTTATCGGcaagaaaaataaaaaggaacatatgaaagaaaaaaaaaaagataatttTCAAAATGATTATCATAAATTATATGCAACTAATAATTTGTTAAATAATAGTCAAATTAATCATgataacataaaaaatagtGATTGTGGCCAATTCGAAGTTTGGGCTGAGGACTGGTTGAATGAAGAGATTTGTATTGAGCTggttattttttttataataatacaattattaaaaaatgataatacaaaaaaaatgtatgaTAAAAGTTTAAGTGAAGATTGTTGGCCTAATATAAGAGAGAGTAAATCTAGTGTCTTACATATTAACAAtgttgataatataaataaaatggaaaataaaaatagtgtggataataataatattgtgAATAATCTTAACCATGTGAGTAATATGAATCAattgaataatattaacCATGTGAGTAATCTCCATTGTGGTCATAAAAACAATTCCAATTGCTCCTTTATCAATAAATCTAACCTGTGTGATTTTTTTCAATTCAATGGTAATAACTACAAAGAGTTTCTAAGAAGatatttaatttgttttttttgCTGTActgatattaataattctaTAAATTTAATGAACATGCCTTTATATTTCAAACGTTATcattttttacttttagATTTTATTCTAGATACAAATAACAAAAAGAATGTTCATGAgatgtatttattatataatgatcataaaatattatataaaagtaaCAATATTTTAGATTGGCTACttgataatatatgttGTTATGATTTAATTGATTccataaataataatgaaaaattacAAGATATAGAATCGTCATCTATATGTTATGTAGAAGCAGAAGATAAGGAGAGAAAGAAAAGGGTTAGTATTTATAGTGttgaagaaataaataaagatatatatgaaataaaagatatatatggtaaaaatatttatattaatgatgataaaaatattgtaaatataattaattgtaaagaatgtaatatattttttttttgtactatagaatatttaaaaataaatttttgtgatgattgttatattatttgtttatcTGTCGAAATGATAACAACATTATTTAATTGTATTAATATAGATATACATTTAGTAACTAGAAATTTAAAAGTAGAAAATGTTATAgatacaaatatatttgtatatactgaaacaaatattataatatttggTGACACAAGAAATATACAGCTAGCTccttataatatattaaatacaaaacaaaaagaatgtttaaaaaaatctAAAATTTCATTTACAGAGAAGAACTGTGATTTGTTTGCATTTCCTTTGAAGTGTAAATTGAATTTATTGAATAATTCgtttaataatttaataaatacaaaGAAACCTCCAACttatttttctatattatcAATGGGTAATGACAAAAATAAAGTAACCATAAACAAAGAGAATAATACACaacaaaatgataatattaatagtaataataatattaataataatattaataataataataataataaatgtgTATCTTTTAATTGTATCAATGATATATCTCATTCATTAAgagataataaaaaaaacgAATCATTCCATTTGACTAATAAGTGTATTGAAAATACAAACAATTTGTCATGCTCTTATACAgattatgtttattatcttttaaatccttctaatttttttttaattgaaTTTTCTAACAATTTTTCATGTAATAGTAAGAAGgatataaaagaagatgaagaatataacgtggataatatatataataagttGAATATGTcaataaataatgtaaaCAATATACaagataatattaataaatatatatctaaaGAGGAAAAGAGTATATATGGATGTAGTTTTGAGAATATATGTTTACAACCACATATGagtaattatataaataaaactATACAAGATAgttcaaaaaataatttagaTGATAAATATGTTTGTCTATATTTACCTGAGGTATATAAAAATGCTATAGAAACACAAGATGAGCATATTATAaactttttaaattttatgaaCAGTATAAATCTAACAAAAAtacaaaaacaaaaaattatgaaaatattaatgttTAAGTTgtatgaatatattaaaagatcGAAGAAGACATATAGGATGTTAAATAATTTAGTTCAGCGGGAGCACGAAGGGActatattatga
- a CDS encoding putative transporter — MENKFHECFVESKNSYNKSRTHMKVLLFSYFCFFVYTWYINIVCVYPLKFSNTYFIYYFILQGLGGLFLGFLSDIYGRKLCLNISFFILLIIFIVSFITIKTSYFLFYDKVPATNRNEKGLDLLFYSNEPHTNIKTYYEQNKPPNNQHNNNNNNNNNLYSSNNNLYVNYKDVYNFLINYEQDIKANDEYIKRDMNLNDHHHNNNNKNNLYINANNVGRNENINIENNYINNDQIDNTNNLIINNKKKKTNKKSYNKVGYSSHIYKNNNTDIYNDIYNDVYNDIYNDDNKKSDNYTYEDDNFVYHPNYNINYYEIYFKNKNDHNKNNKEKKYYHDDIITEANNNENIYDEGYVKNKISQEELQQIILDIMNKTLESINKKYILKNDNTFISFMKLCIENNINNNNNNNNNNNNNLIDIINDAYKFENDNVAILKNSHTNKTSNHTSNNLRNKKIKIITSIINNNINNLQEICINQIINIYRIFKKMNCFNKEKTNHTHNNNNKYNYDEEDIYSIQRCVEYINNDIIKHKNYNNQTALLYKSNINNNNLLSEYSDEDNDINNKENYILYFYKIIFYIITCISGLFIKGINNMLCLIITENINSKYKTKAVCLIFILENISLIIIRSLFYLNIFINIFYLYKINLAVCFFLNILNIFILNKYCNQLNIPVLEIQKNILQNFYSNNDCKSLQDIQPNISHNSNNNMSFILRNDENINDSMIYTNNQNIKNEASNNNSNNNNNNNSNYNNNNSNYNNNNSNYSNNNKRDIRLDLNHINQSSQSSSPHYSQDDNCSDSSEEEEEEEKQKVGQYLNEQTKYNIQNNKSLKKEKKKKKKKKKNISSDDSMKDLSFDELLENNFQRSKKKNMNESEKKLCSNTCINYNHILNCNIIKDTEENIFIEKIKNSKEFIEYKEYLKNNNIFKIYMKWLYYTLNAHKYLIISLCILNFLFNFLYISFFIIYNIFIYDIKNVSNFYKINDLFIILNSVILIFYIFLYFYLHRIILKILNLFGYLLITFVSFSLILFLYSTSYFHISLYDNTYIIYTIIFYLFLFIPNVSLFLFSINYFHTIYKGFFLGLFTLIGNLGFVFYALLRFTIQQKYMTLYNLIFSCVICIISSIFIILFIPQINSTIDFHIVDNSYFNHFLLYRYNKKKVSPLFTSLSFKYEMPDK; from the coding sequence atggaaaataaaTTTCATGAGTGCTTTGTTGAATCAAAAAACAGTTATAATAAATCAAGAACCCACATGAAAGTGTTGCTGTTCTCttatttttgtttctttGTATATACATGGTATATTAATATAGTGTGTGTGTATCCTTTAAAATTTAGTAACAcgtattttatttattattttatattacaaGGTTTAGGGGGGTTATTCCTTGGGTTTCTATCAGATATATATGGAAGAAAATTAtgtttaaatatatctttttttatattattaataatttttattgtttCTTTTATTACTATAAAGACATCctattttttgttttatgATAAAGTACCTGCAACAAATAGAAATGAAAAGGGACTAGATTTACTCTTTTATAGTAATGAGCCtcatacaaatataaagaCCTATTATGAACAAAACAAACCACCAAATAATcaacataataataataataataataataataatctttatagtagtaataataatttatatgttaattataaagatgtatataatttcttaataaattatgaaCAAGATATAAAAGCAaatgatgaatatataaagagAGACATGAATCTTAATGatcatcatcataataataataataagaataatcTTTATATTAATGCAAATAATGTTGGaagaaatgaaaatataaatattgaaaataattatattaataatgatcAGATTGATAATACAAAcaatttaattataaataataaaaagaaaaaaacaaataaaaagaGCTACAACAAAGTGGGTTATTCCtcacacatatataaaaataataacacagatatatataatgatatatataatgatgtatataatgatatatataatgatgataataaaaaaagtgaTAATTACACTTATGAAGATGataattttgtttatcATCCTAactataatataaattattatgaaatatattttaaaaataaaaatgaccacaataaaaataacaaagaaaaaaaatattatcatgatgatattattaCAGAAGCAAATAACAAcgaaaatatttatgatgaagggtatgttaaaaataaaatatcaCAAGAAGAATTACAACAAATTATTTTAGatataatgaataaaacattagaaagtattaataagaaatatatattaaaaaatgataatacatttattagttttatgaaattatgtatagaaaataatataaataataacaataataataataataataataataataatttgatAGATATTATTAATGATGCATATAAATTTGAAAACGATAATGTTGCTATTCTTAAAAATTCACATACTAATAAAACATCTAATCATActtcaaataatttaagaaacaaaaaaattaaaataattacttctataattaataataatataaataatctacaagaaatatgtattaatcaaattataaatatatatagaatttttaaaaaaatgaattgtttcaataaagaaaaaacaaatcACACAcacaataataataataaatataattatgatgaagaagataTTTATAGTATTCAACGATGTGTCgaatacataaataatgatataataaaacataaaaattataataatcaaacagcattattatataaaagcaatataaataataataatctaTTATCTGAATATTCAGATGAAgataatgatattaataataaagaaaattatattttatatttttataaaattattttttatattattacttgTATCAGTggtttatttattaaaggtattaataatatgttatgTTTAATTATCACAGAAAATATTAActcaaaatataaaactaAAGCAGTATGcttaatatttattttagAAAACATATctttaattattattcgatcattattttatcttaatatctttataaatatattttatttatacaaaataaatcTAGCAGTATGTTTCttcttaaatatattaaatattttcatattaaaCAAATACTGTAATCAACTTAATATACCTGTTTTAgaaattcaaaaaaatatattacaaaatttttattcaaataatGATTGCAAATCGTTGCAAGATATTCAACCTAACATATCACATAACAGTAACAATAATATGTCTTTTATCTTAAgaaatgatgaaaatataaatgattCCATGATATATACCAACAATcaaaacataaaaaatgaagcaagcaataataatagtaataataataataataataatagtaattataataataataatagtaattataataataataatagtaattatagtaataataacaaaagAGATATAAGATTGGATCTGAATCATATAAATCAAAGCAGCCAGAGTAGTAGCCCTCATTATAGTCAAGACGATAATTGTAGCGATTCAAGtgaagaagaagaagaagaagaaaaacaaaaagtAGGACAATATCTTAACGAacaaacaaaatataatatacaaaataacaaatcattgaagaaagaaaaaaaaaaaaaaaaaaaaaaaaaaaaaaatatttcaagTGATGATTCTATGAAAGATCTTTCCTTTGATGAATTActagaaaataatttccAAAGAtcaaaaaagaaaaatatgaatgaatctgaaaaaaaattatgttcAAATACATgtataaattataatcatatattaaattgtaatataattaaagaTACAGAAgagaatatatttatagaaaaaataaaaaatagtaaagaatttatagaatataaagaatatcttaaaaataataatatatttaaaatatatatgaaatggttatattatacattaaatgctcataaatatttaattatatcattatgtatattaaattttttatttaatttcttatatattagtttctttattatatataatatatttatatatgatataaagAATGTTTCTAATTtctataaaataaatgatttatttataattttaaattctgtaatacttatattttatatattcttatatttctatttacatcgtattatattaaaaatattaaatcTATTTGgatatttattaattacATTTGTATCTTTTTCActtatattgtttttatattcaacatcatattttcatatatctttatatgataatacatatattatatatactattaTATTCTATCTATTCTTGTTTATTCCTAATGTATctttattcttattttctattaattattttcatactatatataaaggATTCTTCTTAGGTCTATTTACATTAATAGGAAATCTTGGATTTGTATTCTATGCTCTACTCCGATTTACTATACAACAGAAATATATGACACTctataatttaatattctCATGTgttatttgtattatatcatccatatttattattctttttattcCTCAAATTAATTCAACCATAGATTTTCATATTGTAGATAATTCCTATTTTAATCATTTCTTGttatatagatataataaaaagaagGTATCACCTCTCTTTACCTCActatcttttaaatatgaaatgCCCGAcaaatga